A part of Magnetospirillum sp. ME-1 genomic DNA contains:
- a CDS encoding reverse transcriptase domain-containing protein encodes MAIIQAQKGMSYRPDFEDRMCMAELPHYASKMAFYHDCGEPIRARFEPKYAKPAYTPETNPFVMPEGGIDFGFGNWVGLPKPANNPQIVDYRPICSFGILRRAQQIMVRDMLEAILGTNHLDFNQAGRGARAAIAKITSLIATGDFSHVVVSDISNCFGSLKHDGVKAMLPLPGSVVDHVVLTSEDAPIHFVAIPEGMSVEYAKKKARQGIPQGSLVSPFVARTLLDPTLRASALGGEMVVLVDDLLALAGSYGEASAIKNTLQCEMANHPAGPFALKHVCITPITEWSGFLGYRIGAVVTNDQVLVVAAPSNKSLAKFASKLEHMALAGATDEQIYRAIVDWGRSWDWTMANEHARSDFENAVIGTIINSASDRLEAAQLALAHVLK; translated from the coding sequence CCATGATTGCGGGGAGCCAATTCGGGCGCGGTTCGAGCCGAAGTATGCGAAGCCCGCCTACACCCCGGAGACCAATCCGTTCGTCATGCCGGAGGGGGGCATCGACTTCGGTTTTGGAAACTGGGTCGGCTTACCGAAACCAGCCAACAACCCACAGATCGTTGATTACCGCCCGATCTGTTCCTTCGGTATTCTCCGTCGCGCCCAGCAGATCATGGTGCGCGACATGCTGGAGGCCATCCTTGGTACCAACCATCTCGATTTCAACCAGGCGGGGCGTGGTGCTCGCGCCGCCATTGCCAAGATCACGTCGCTGATCGCCACCGGAGACTTCTCCCACGTGGTGGTCTCCGACATCTCCAATTGCTTCGGGTCCTTGAAGCATGATGGCGTGAAGGCCATGCTCCCCCTACCGGGGAGTGTTGTTGATCACGTTGTCCTTACCTCGGAAGACGCTCCGATTCACTTCGTAGCCATTCCAGAGGGTATGTCAGTAGAGTATGCGAAGAAGAAGGCCCGGCAGGGCATTCCGCAAGGTTCGCTGGTCTCCCCGTTTGTTGCACGCACGCTTCTGGACCCGACGCTGAGGGCTTCGGCCCTCGGCGGCGAGATGGTCGTCCTGGTGGACGACTTGCTCGCTCTGGCGGGCAGCTATGGGGAGGCTTCAGCGATCAAGAACACCTTGCAATGTGAAATGGCAAACCACCCTGCCGGCCCCTTCGCGCTGAAACATGTTTGCATCACGCCGATCACCGAGTGGTCCGGCTTTTTGGGCTATCGTATCGGGGCCGTCGTCACCAACGATCAGGTATTGGTCGTCGCCGCTCCGTCAAATAAGTCGCTGGCCAAGTTCGCAAGCAAGTTGGAACACATGGCACTCGCGGGTGCGACCGATGAACAGATATACCGCGCCATAGTTGATTGGGGTCGAAGCTGGGACTGGACCATGGCGAACGAACACGCTCGGTCAGATTTCGAAAATGCCGTGATCGGAACCATCATCAACAGCGCGTCAGATCGGCTCGAAGCTGCGCAGCTGGCACTGGCCCATGTGTTGAAATAG